A single window of Granulicella cerasi DNA harbors:
- a CDS encoding radical SAM protein codes for MSKVTKLVEKGVVLTAKAGWAVFDKINSISPNKSFTPKWSDKPLLKSYQKEKPPLGWPRTTDSLCPRCVPEIRQQILDGKLPHEVLLNEKVGEIKAQIIERDGQILMVKDCPIHGHFEDVMSIDPPMMKHLEDVFPGRDIRAHNDEKLHNHGTSTVTHGRGSVLTIDLTNRCNMMCDPCFMDANQVGFVHELTWDEIKTMLDNAITIKPRRQMSVQFSGGEPTLSPYFLDAVAYARKVGYNSVQAATNGIEFAKSAEFARAAAEAGLRYAYLQFDGIGNAANSHRKVGNSFDVKLQAIHNLHAAGVDIVPVTCIINGINNEQVGRIIEFALDNPKKINFLSFQPVSFTGRDEAVSDERRHAQRYTLSHLAHDVRTQTGLGESTRDWFPISFMSTFSDWADLVHGPEHEWGQLSCGCHPNCGIGMALMIDKETKEAVPVTAFLDAVQLAKDIAKVNDAARGKFGTILGASLALIRNYKPSMAPKNFSIFALLEKFDKCFGATGRNYGKVTADRTMADIEKRRGDRWNFLFIAGMWFQDLFNYDFRRTEQCIIPYATQEGEISFCAYNTGIGWRNIIEKMHMTSTLTKWYEEHGRHEIFAGGKKVSLDKQDKYDLKLNDAHVNSAANDTFDKLGIAKNAREEKIRARDAKLKQDAENARMAKLYRKEILKEQEQPGFIALGEIKAAPAPAAKQEENDLVSGD; via the coding sequence ATGTCTAAGGTAACCAAGCTCGTAGAAAAGGGCGTAGTGCTCACGGCCAAGGCCGGCTGGGCCGTGTTCGACAAGATCAACTCGATCAGCCCGAACAAGAGCTTCACCCCCAAGTGGTCCGACAAGCCCCTCCTCAAGAGCTACCAGAAGGAGAAGCCGCCCCTCGGTTGGCCGCGTACTACGGACTCGCTCTGCCCGCGCTGCGTGCCGGAGATCCGCCAGCAGATCCTCGACGGCAAGCTGCCGCACGAAGTTCTTCTCAACGAGAAGGTCGGCGAAATCAAGGCTCAGATCATCGAGCGCGATGGCCAGATCCTCATGGTCAAGGATTGCCCGATTCACGGTCACTTCGAGGACGTTATGTCCATCGATCCGCCGATGATGAAGCATCTCGAAGACGTTTTCCCGGGCCGCGACATCCGCGCCCACAACGATGAGAAGCTCCACAACCACGGCACGTCGACCGTCACCCACGGCCGCGGCTCGGTGCTCACCATCGATCTCACCAACCGTTGCAACATGATGTGCGATCCCTGCTTCATGGACGCCAACCAGGTTGGCTTCGTCCACGAACTCACGTGGGACGAGATCAAGACCATGCTCGACAACGCGATCACCATCAAGCCGCGTCGTCAGATGTCCGTGCAGTTCTCGGGCGGTGAGCCCACCCTGTCGCCGTACTTCCTCGACGCCGTCGCTTACGCGCGTAAGGTTGGCTACAACTCGGTGCAGGCTGCAACCAACGGCATCGAATTCGCAAAGTCGGCGGAGTTCGCTCGCGCTGCGGCTGAAGCCGGTCTGCGCTACGCTTACCTCCAGTTCGACGGCATCGGCAACGCTGCCAACTCGCACCGTAAGGTGGGCAACTCGTTCGACGTGAAGCTGCAGGCGATCCACAACCTGCACGCTGCCGGTGTGGACATCGTTCCCGTCACCTGCATCATCAACGGCATCAACAACGAGCAGGTTGGCCGCATCATCGAGTTCGCGCTCGACAACCCGAAGAAGATCAACTTCCTCTCGTTCCAGCCGGTATCGTTCACCGGTCGTGACGAAGCCGTCTCCGACGAGCGTCGCCACGCACAGCGCTACACCCTCTCGCATCTCGCGCACGACGTCCGCACCCAGACGGGTCTCGGCGAATCGACCCGCGACTGGTTCCCGATCTCGTTCATGTCGACCTTCTCTGACTGGGCCGATCTGGTTCACGGACCGGAGCACGAGTGGGGCCAGCTCTCCTGCGGTTGCCACCCGAACTGCGGTATCGGCATGGCGCTCATGATTGATAAGGAAACGAAGGAAGCTGTGCCCGTCACCGCGTTCCTGGACGCCGTGCAGCTCGCGAAGGACATTGCAAAGGTGAACGACGCGGCTCGTGGCAAGTTTGGCACGATCCTCGGCGCTTCGCTCGCGCTCATCCGCAACTACAAGCCTTCGATGGCTCCCAAGAACTTCAGCATCTTCGCCCTCCTCGAGAAGTTCGACAAGTGCTTCGGCGCGACCGGCCGCAACTACGGCAAGGTCACCGCGGATCGTACGATGGCGGACATCGAGAAGCGCCGCGGCGACCGTTGGAACTTCCTCTTCATCGCCGGCATGTGGTTCCAGGACCTCTTCAACTACGACTTCCGCCGCACCGAGCAGTGCATCATCCCGTACGCGACGCAGGAAGGCGAAATCTCCTTCTGCGCATACAACACGGGTATCGGCTGGCGCAACATCATCGAGAAGATGCACATGACGTCGACCCTCACCAAGTGGTACGAGGAGCACGGCCGTCACGAGATCTTCGCCGGTGGTAAGAAGGTTTCGCTCGACAAGCAGGACAAGTACGACCTGAAGTTGAACGATGCTCACGTGAACTCGGCTGCGAACGACACGTTCGACAAGCTCGGCATTGCGAAGAATGCGCGCGAAGAAAAGATCCGCGCACGCGACGCGAAGCTCAAGCAGGATGCCGAGAACGCCCGCATGGCGAAGCTCTACCGCAAGGAAATTCTGAAGGAGCAGGAGCAGCCTGGCTTCATCGCCCTCGGCGAAATCAAGGCCGCCCCGGCACCCGCCGCCAAGCAGGAAGAGAACGACCTCGTCTCCGGCGACTAA
- a CDS encoding flavin reductase family protein has protein sequence MSDRFSHFDLETMTRGDSYKLLASTILPRPIAWITTQDQHGAVNAAPFSFFNIVSSDPPLVAVSFSAAPDREGKDTLANIQTTGEFVVNLVPEELGEAMNLTAVNAPRGVDEVALAELTTAPSTKVKVPRIAESPVSIECTLLQTMNFGGKSTLLLGTMVEAHVWTEAFEDVERLYVDPAKLRLIGRMHGAGGYVRTREIFQLDRKLWPLG, from the coding sequence ATGAGCGACCGTTTCTCGCACTTCGATCTTGAGACCATGACCCGAGGCGACAGCTACAAGCTGCTCGCCTCGACTATTTTGCCGCGTCCCATTGCGTGGATCACCACGCAAGACCAACATGGCGCCGTGAACGCCGCGCCATTTTCTTTCTTCAACATCGTTTCTTCAGATCCTCCGCTCGTCGCGGTAAGCTTTTCGGCTGCGCCGGATCGCGAAGGCAAGGACACGCTCGCGAACATTCAGACGACGGGCGAGTTTGTGGTGAACCTTGTTCCCGAAGAGCTTGGCGAGGCAATGAATCTTACCGCCGTGAATGCGCCACGCGGCGTCGATGAAGTCGCGCTTGCCGAGCTGACCACCGCGCCTTCGACCAAGGTGAAGGTGCCTCGCATTGCGGAATCGCCGGTGTCCATTGAATGCACGCTGCTGCAGACGATGAACTTCGGCGGCAAGAGCACGCTGCTGCTCGGCACGATGGTGGAAGCGCATGTGTGGACCGAGGCGTTCGAAGATGTGGAGCGCCTCTATGTCGATCCGGCCAAGCTGCGATTGATTGGCCGCATGCACGGCGCAGGTGGCTATGTGCGCACCCGTGAGATCTTCCAACTGGATCGCAAGCTCTGGCCGCTGGGGTAG
- a CDS encoding PepSY-associated TM helix domain-containing protein, producing the protein MTITSANNPKPHTKQPVPMRAKVRKATAVSARWLHVYLSMVSFGVVLFFAATGLTLNHPDWFAKQSRTIESHGAMSSDLLNSKDASGADKLGVVEKLRAADHVQGAVSDFRVDDSQVSVSFKAPGYTADAFIDRATGKYDLTVVKSGFVAVMNDLHKGRDAGKVWAGVIDASAILLVLVSLTGLVLIWFVYKRRVSGLILAGVGTLIIWWMAKAFVP; encoded by the coding sequence TTGACTATCACAAGCGCTAACAACCCGAAGCCCCACACGAAGCAGCCGGTGCCGATGCGTGCGAAAGTGCGCAAGGCCACGGCAGTTTCGGCGCGTTGGCTGCATGTGTATCTCAGCATGGTGAGCTTCGGCGTGGTGCTGTTCTTCGCCGCGACGGGGCTCACGCTGAACCACCCTGACTGGTTTGCGAAGCAGTCGCGCACCATCGAGTCACACGGCGCGATGAGTTCTGACCTGCTGAACTCCAAGGATGCAAGTGGCGCGGACAAGCTCGGCGTTGTCGAGAAGCTGCGTGCAGCGGATCACGTACAAGGCGCAGTATCGGACTTCCGCGTCGACGATTCGCAGGTGTCGGTGTCGTTCAAGGCACCGGGTTACACCGCCGATGCGTTCATCGATCGCGCCACAGGGAAATACGATCTTACCGTCGTAAAAAGCGGCTTCGTCGCCGTGATGAACGACCTGCACAAGGGCCGCGATGCGGGCAAGGTGTGGGCGGGCGTGATCGACGCTTCGGCGATTCTGCTGGTGCTGGTTTCCCTTACGGGCCTGGTGCTGATCTGGTTCGTCTACAAGCGTCGCGTGAGCGGGCTGATCCTGGCTGGCGTGGGCACGCTCATCATCTGGTGGATGGCGAAGGCGTTTGTGCCGTAG
- the coaBC gene encoding bifunctional phosphopantothenoylcysteine decarboxylase/phosphopantothenate--cysteine ligase CoaBC, whose translation MRVLLAVTGGIAAYKSAELARTLQKQGIDVEVAMTASAERFITPLTFSSLTGNRVHTSLWDSSEEDTQAIEHIAVMQRCNAMLVVPATANTLAKFAHGIADDFITATYLANTKPVLVAPAMNVNMWNHAATQANLQTLAQRGVQIIAPDAGYLACGMVGEGRLASLETIVEATLHTLVPRHDLAGESILITAGGTREPLDAVRFLGNRSSGRMGHAVAEAAAQRGAHVILITASSLAIAANIETVRVNTAAEMHQAVLASLPRASMVVKSAAVADFRPMRTTQGKLKRNGPLMLELEPTEDIAAEIVRLRAPHTLVLAFAAEADNLEANALGKLHRKGVDAIFANNVTEAGIGFDAEQNAGLLITRDETTNLARMSKRALADRLLDALLELRIRKTASQLVNESAV comes from the coding sequence ATGAGAGTACTTCTCGCTGTGACCGGCGGCATTGCCGCGTATAAATCGGCAGAGCTCGCACGCACACTGCAGAAGCAGGGCATCGACGTTGAAGTTGCGATGACCGCTTCAGCGGAGCGTTTCATCACCCCGCTTACTTTCTCGTCGCTCACCGGCAATCGCGTGCACACCTCGCTGTGGGACTCGTCCGAGGAAGACACGCAAGCGATCGAACACATCGCCGTCATGCAACGTTGCAACGCTATGCTCGTAGTCCCCGCTACCGCGAACACACTCGCGAAGTTCGCACACGGCATCGCGGACGACTTCATCACCGCAACGTATCTTGCGAACACCAAGCCCGTCCTCGTCGCGCCTGCGATGAACGTGAACATGTGGAACCACGCAGCGACGCAGGCGAATCTGCAGACGCTAGCGCAACGCGGCGTACAGATCATCGCGCCAGACGCGGGTTATCTCGCCTGCGGCATGGTCGGCGAAGGCCGCCTCGCATCGCTTGAAACCATCGTCGAAGCCACGCTACACACGCTCGTCCCGCGTCACGATCTCGCCGGTGAATCGATCCTCATTACCGCAGGTGGCACACGCGAACCCCTCGACGCAGTGCGCTTCCTCGGCAATCGCAGCAGCGGCCGCATGGGGCACGCTGTTGCGGAGGCTGCTGCACAGCGCGGCGCGCATGTCATCCTCATCACCGCATCTTCGCTGGCGATTGCAGCAAACATCGAAACCGTCCGCGTGAACACTGCGGCAGAAATGCATCAAGCGGTTCTTGCATCGCTTCCGCGAGCGTCGATGGTCGTGAAGTCCGCTGCGGTTGCAGACTTTCGGCCCATGCGCACAACGCAAGGCAAGCTGAAGCGCAACGGGCCACTCATGCTCGAACTCGAACCGACCGAGGACATCGCCGCTGAAATCGTTCGCCTGCGCGCGCCACATACGCTCGTGCTCGCCTTCGCTGCCGAAGCCGATAACCTCGAAGCCAACGCACTCGGCAAGCTTCACCGCAAAGGCGTCGATGCTATCTTCGCCAACAACGTCACGGAAGCAGGCATCGGCTTCGACGCAGAACAAAACGCTGGCCTGCTGATCACGCGAGACGAAACAACGAACCTCGCACGCATGAGTAAGCGCGCCCTGGCGGATCGTCTGCTGGACGCCTTGCTCGAGCTACGCATCCGTAAAACTGCGAGCCAGCTTGTGAACGAGTCAGCGGTCTAG
- a CDS encoding DHA2 family efflux MFS transporter permease subunit encodes MADANQNWKPKVNPWLIAATVALAAFMEVLDTSIANVALPHIAGDLGASTDQGTWVLTSYLVANAVVLPAGAWASSVIGRKNFFLSCITLFTVASFLCGIAPSLPILLVSRVIQGAGGGGLQPMAQAIMADSFDEKRRGQAFALYGLVAVLAPSIGPTLGGWITDNYSWRWIFYINIPVGLLAFFLVTRLVEDPPWIKADRQNLFRLDFIGLGFLTLAMGGLQIFLDKGEEKDWFGSHFIVFFFVMFVIGMTGLIWQELRAKNPIMNLRLFKFKNFAICTMLMALVGGVLNAATVLQPQFMQEILGYTATRAGEALTGGGIALIIVMPLAGVAVGKFPARNLVMLGFAFFAFSFWFSSLHISLGMSFGYNAFIRIIQVLPIPFAFISITNAAYVGLPREASNQVSGIINFARNVGGSILISLTGAAVTERSLYHQARMQNYMSPENYGYQQAIKAFTSMFGGSAGSANAQIYAKGAIYQQLNEQASVLGYMDVYRVLAWMSVFLIALALLLNKNRPGQGAPAGEAVH; translated from the coding sequence GTGGCGGACGCAAATCAGAATTGGAAGCCCAAGGTAAATCCCTGGCTCATCGCAGCCACGGTCGCCCTGGCGGCATTCATGGAGGTGCTGGACACCTCCATCGCGAACGTTGCGCTGCCACACATCGCAGGCGACCTCGGCGCATCGACCGATCAGGGCACGTGGGTGCTCACCAGCTATCTCGTGGCCAACGCCGTCGTGTTGCCCGCGGGCGCGTGGGCTTCGTCGGTCATCGGCCGCAAGAACTTCTTCCTTTCCTGCATCACGCTCTTCACGGTGGCGAGCTTCCTCTGCGGCATTGCTCCGTCGTTGCCGATTCTCCTTGTTTCACGCGTCATCCAGGGTGCAGGCGGTGGCGGTCTTCAGCCGATGGCGCAGGCCATCATGGCTGACAGCTTCGACGAGAAGCGCCGCGGTCAGGCCTTCGCGCTCTACGGCCTCGTCGCCGTGCTCGCGCCCTCCATCGGCCCCACGCTCGGTGGCTGGATCACCGACAACTACTCCTGGCGTTGGATCTTCTACATCAATATCCCCGTCGGCCTGCTGGCATTCTTCCTCGTCACGCGCCTGGTCGAAGATCCGCCGTGGATCAAGGCAGACCGACAGAACCTTTTCCGCCTCGACTTCATCGGCCTCGGCTTCCTCACGCTCGCCATGGGTGGCCTGCAAATCTTCCTCGACAAGGGCGAAGAGAAGGACTGGTTTGGCTCGCACTTCATCGTCTTCTTCTTCGTCATGTTCGTGATCGGTATGACCGGGCTCATCTGGCAGGAACTCCGCGCGAAGAACCCGATCATGAACCTGCGCCTCTTCAAGTTCAAAAACTTCGCCATCTGCACCATGCTCATGGCGTTGGTCGGCGGTGTGCTGAACGCAGCCACCGTATTGCAGCCGCAGTTCATGCAGGAGATTCTCGGTTACACCGCAACACGCGCCGGCGAAGCGCTCACCGGTGGCGGTATCGCGCTCATCATTGTGATGCCGCTCGCAGGCGTGGCCGTCGGCAAGTTCCCTGCGCGCAATCTCGTGATGCTCGGCTTCGCGTTCTTTGCGTTCAGCTTCTGGTTCTCGTCACTTCACATCTCGCTCGGCATGAGCTTCGGCTACAACGCCTTCATCCGCATCATTCAGGTGTTGCCGATCCCGTTCGCGTTCATCTCCATCACCAATGCGGCGTACGTCGGCTTGCCGCGCGAGGCATCGAACCAGGTCTCGGGCATCATCAACTTCGCGCGCAACGTCGGTGGCTCCATCCTCATCTCGCTCACCGGCGCTGCGGTGACGGAGCGCTCGCTCTACCATCAGGCGCGCATGCAGAACTACATGTCGCCGGAGAACTACGGCTACCAGCAGGCCATCAAGGCCTTTACGAGTATGTTCGGTGGAAGCGCCGGCTCGGCCAACGCGCAGATCTACGCGAAGGGCGCCATCTACCAGCAGCTCAACGAGCAGGCCTCCGTGCTGGGCTACATGGACGTCTACCGCGTGCTCGCATGGATGTCCGTCTTCCTCATCGCATTGGCGCTACTGCTCAACAAGAACCGTCCCGGCCAGGGCGCACCCGCAGGAGAGGCCGTCCACTAA
- a CDS encoding AraC family transcriptional regulator: MSSRAQDRIQVWQRDRLVPLLPDTHALKAAAASLWRGMLLERHDVGAIEIPEHQHNELCLHLQLSGAPEMEWWNDGRNRVERTAPGSMILLAPGTRDRLRWTEASSRLVVSVKPELLARVSEELGVRQVDFANRWALRDAGLARVVQEMHREATDGFPLGALYVDQLEAGLTQAMVRSYGSFDGGLKAFQGRLSQQKLRRALEFMTDNLHRDLRLAEVAAELQMSESHFAHEFRASTGQTPYQYVLEQRLERAKRLLKMGGMSVKEIAAEVGFSSDTNFVRAFRKRMGITPAHFSAAGFTILG; encoded by the coding sequence GTGAGCAGCCGAGCGCAGGATCGGATTCAGGTTTGGCAGCGTGACCGCCTGGTCCCGCTGCTGCCGGATACCCATGCGCTTAAGGCCGCAGCGGCTTCCCTGTGGCGAGGCATGCTGCTCGAGCGCCACGACGTTGGCGCGATCGAGATTCCTGAACACCAGCACAATGAGCTTTGCCTGCACCTCCAGCTTTCCGGCGCACCGGAGATGGAGTGGTGGAACGACGGCCGCAATCGCGTGGAGCGGACCGCGCCAGGGTCGATGATTCTGCTCGCTCCGGGAACACGCGATCGGCTGCGGTGGACGGAGGCGTCGTCGCGACTGGTGGTTTCGGTGAAGCCGGAGTTGCTGGCGCGCGTGAGTGAGGAGCTTGGCGTGCGGCAGGTGGATTTTGCGAACCGCTGGGCGCTGCGTGATGCGGGGCTCGCGCGCGTAGTGCAAGAGATGCACCGCGAGGCCACGGATGGCTTTCCGCTGGGCGCGCTCTATGTCGATCAGCTTGAGGCAGGGCTTACGCAGGCTATGGTGCGGAGTTACGGCTCGTTCGATGGCGGACTGAAGGCGTTTCAGGGGCGGCTCTCGCAACAGAAGCTACGCCGAGCGCTGGAGTTCATGACTGACAACCTGCATCGCGATCTTCGGCTGGCGGAAGTTGCCGCAGAACTACAAATGAGTGAGTCGCACTTCGCGCACGAGTTCCGCGCGAGCACCGGGCAGACGCCGTATCAGTACGTGCTGGAGCAGCGACTCGAACGCGCGAAGCGGCTGCTGAAAATGGGTGGGATGTCGGTGAAGGAGATCGCCGCTGAGGTTGGGTTCAGTTCGGATACGAACTTTGTAAGGGCGTTTCGGAAGCGGATGGGTATAACACCAGCTCATTTTTCCGCGGCCGGCTTCACTATTTTGGGATAA
- the panB gene encoding 3-methyl-2-oxobutanoate hydroxymethyltransferase — MSFHTPASSGTQSLVRVTAPALLQKKRSAEPITALTATDYPTARLADEAGVDLILVGDSLAMTVLGYDSTLPLTMDEMMHHARAVRRGVQRALLVVDMPYGSYQIDDTSAVKNALRFMQEAGAEAVKIEGGRRRAALVERLTQAEIPVVGHIGLTPQSVHIMGGFRVQARQEQAIETLLEDAALLEAAGAIAIVVEGVPREVAARVAQALTIPVIGIGAGPECDGQILVFHDAVQLTFSQPAKFVRRFAQAGDEMLAGLREYCDAVKQRTFPADSESYHLSAEVRARIEPQATKTLLEKAS, encoded by the coding sequence ATGAGCTTTCACACCCCCGCTTCATCCGGGACGCAGTCACTCGTACGCGTCACCGCGCCAGCGTTGCTTCAGAAGAAGCGTTCCGCTGAACCCATCACCGCCCTCACTGCTACCGACTACCCCACCGCGCGTCTCGCTGACGAAGCGGGAGTGGATCTCATCCTCGTAGGCGACTCGCTGGCGATGACCGTGCTCGGCTACGACAGCACGCTGCCGCTCACCATGGACGAGATGATGCACCACGCTCGCGCCGTGCGTCGCGGCGTGCAGCGCGCGTTGCTCGTTGTGGACATGCCCTACGGCAGCTATCAGATCGACGACACCTCCGCCGTGAAGAACGCTCTGCGCTTCATGCAGGAGGCCGGCGCTGAAGCTGTCAAGATCGAAGGCGGTCGGCGTCGCGCCGCGCTCGTCGAACGCCTCACGCAAGCAGAGATTCCCGTCGTCGGCCATATCGGCCTCACGCCGCAGTCCGTGCACATCATGGGCGGCTTCCGCGTGCAGGCCAGGCAGGAGCAGGCCATCGAAACGCTGCTCGAAGACGCGGCGCTGCTCGAAGCTGCAGGCGCGATCGCGATCGTTGTCGAAGGTGTGCCGCGCGAAGTCGCCGCGCGCGTCGCGCAGGCGTTGACGATCCCGGTCATCGGCATTGGGGCGGGCCCCGAGTGCGACGGACAGATCCTTGTCTTCCACGATGCCGTGCAACTGACCTTCTCGCAGCCCGCAAAGTTTGTGCGACGCTTCGCCCAAGCTGGTGATGAAATGCTCGCCGGTCTTCGCGAATACTGCGATGCCGTGAAGCAGCGCACCTTTCCTGCAGACTCCGAAAGCTACCATCTCAGCGCGGAGGTTCGCGCCCGCATCGAGCCGCAAGCCACTAAGACGCTGCTTGAGAAAGCGAGCTGA
- a CDS encoding nucleoside hydrolase: MEATRRQFLQAMAGTASASALAPVSALAKMRSEEPAAGRRRIILDTDTATDDAAAILLAMKAPTIKVEAITIVVGNVEFDQEAKNALYTLQVSGNAHKVPVFLGSSRPLLRPIHGDATYVHGKDGMSNSFFPDPEQKPEEEWAVDAMIRLIEAHPHEITIVAIGALTNVALLLLRKPSIAPLIQGITFMGGTYKFYGNVTPVATYNIWVDPEAAKIVFHSGVPITTVGFDVSVHSSIFTDADYERVAKLGTPLAKFFTEINKVRRVYCKEHQKMNGSNHPDAITTAIVIDPTIAMELLPRYCDVETQGELTRGAMLIDELGTMKQPPNVTVCAAADEKKFKEMMFRALS; the protein is encoded by the coding sequence ATGGAAGCGACACGACGGCAGTTCTTGCAGGCAATGGCGGGCACGGCTTCGGCGAGTGCCCTGGCACCCGTGTCGGCGCTGGCGAAGATGCGCAGCGAAGAGCCGGCTGCGGGGCGCAGACGCATCATTCTCGACACGGATACGGCGACGGACGATGCTGCTGCGATCCTGCTGGCGATGAAGGCTCCGACCATCAAGGTCGAGGCCATCACGATCGTGGTGGGCAACGTCGAGTTCGATCAGGAAGCGAAGAACGCGCTGTATACGCTGCAGGTTTCGGGCAATGCGCATAAGGTGCCGGTGTTCCTCGGCAGCTCGCGACCGCTGCTGCGGCCGATACATGGCGACGCGACCTACGTGCACGGCAAAGATGGCATGAGCAACAGCTTCTTCCCTGACCCCGAGCAGAAGCCGGAAGAGGAATGGGCTGTCGATGCGATGATTCGCTTGATCGAGGCGCATCCGCATGAGATCACCATCGTCGCGATTGGAGCGCTGACGAATGTGGCGCTGTTGTTGCTGCGGAAGCCTTCGATTGCACCGCTGATTCAAGGCATTACGTTCATGGGCGGCACGTATAAGTTCTATGGCAACGTGACGCCGGTCGCGACGTACAACATCTGGGTTGATCCTGAAGCGGCAAAGATCGTCTTCCACTCCGGTGTGCCGATCACGACGGTGGGCTTCGACGTGAGCGTGCATAGCTCGATCTTTACGGATGCCGACTACGAGCGCGTGGCGAAGCTGGGTACGCCGTTGGCGAAGTTCTTCACGGAGATCAACAAGGTGCGGCGCGTGTACTGCAAAGAACATCAGAAGATGAACGGCTCCAATCATCCCGACGCGATCACGACAGCGATCGTGATCGATCCGACGATTGCGATGGAGCTGCTGCCGCGTTATTGCGACGTGGAGACGCAAGGCGAGTTGACGCGTGGCGCCATGCTCATCGATGAACTGGGAACGATGAAGCAGCCGCCGAATGTGACCGTGTGCGCGGCTGCGGACGAGAAGAAGTTCAAAGAGATGATGTTTCGCGCGCTCTCCTAG
- the panC gene encoding pantoate--beta-alanine ligase yields MRKRADAMQICHTIREFREARAVLTRSGKTLGLVPTMGALHEGHLSLVRSAASECDAVAITIFVNPTQFAPGEDFDRYPRTFEADLALLQSENVALVFAPSPAEMYPPSAPQVIVDIPEIGARLDGASRPGHFRGVATVVSKLFNITTPDRAYFGQKDAAQVAVLRAMVRALDTPVDVRVCPTVRDVDGLALSSRNRYLSALERTQALALPRILESVAERITPGSDLAMLRASLAAKLNAADGFTLDYAAIVHPDTLLPISSLDEGALIAAAVHVGKTRLIDNIVLTPVAREHEELTLTAGAAR; encoded by the coding sequence TTGAGAAAGCGAGCTGACGCGATGCAGATCTGTCACACCATCCGCGAGTTTCGCGAAGCACGCGCCGTGCTCACACGCTCTGGCAAAACGCTCGGCCTCGTACCCACGATGGGCGCGCTGCACGAAGGCCACCTCTCGCTCGTGCGCTCCGCAGCGAGCGAGTGCGATGCAGTCGCCATCACCATCTTCGTGAACCCCACACAGTTCGCGCCCGGCGAAGACTTCGACCGCTATCCACGCACCTTTGAAGCCGATCTCGCATTGCTTCAAAGTGAAAATGTCGCCCTCGTCTTCGCACCCTCGCCCGCGGAGATGTACCCGCCGAGCGCGCCGCAAGTCATCGTCGACATACCCGAGATCGGCGCGCGTCTCGACGGTGCATCACGCCCCGGACACTTCCGCGGCGTAGCCACGGTCGTGTCGAAGCTCTTCAACATCACCACCCCTGATCGCGCATACTTCGGTCAGAAGGACGCAGCGCAAGTCGCAGTGCTACGCGCGATGGTGCGCGCGCTCGACACGCCTGTCGACGTCCGAGTCTGCCCCACGGTACGCGATGTTGATGGCCTCGCTTTGAGCTCGCGTAACCGCTATCTCTCCGCTCTCGAACGCACGCAAGCGCTCGCGCTGCCGCGCATCCTCGAGAGCGTCGCCGAACGCATCACTCCAGGCAGCGACCTCGCAATGCTCCGCGCCAGCCTCGCCGCCAAGCTCAACGCAGCCGACGGATTCACGCTCGACTACGCTGCGATCGTGCATCCCGACACCTTGCTGCCCATCAGCTCGCTCGACGAAGGCGCACTCATCGCCGCGGCGGTTCACGTAGGCAAAACGCGCTTGATCGACAACATCGTCCTCACGCCCGTTGCTCGTGAACACGAGGAACTCACGCTCACCGCAGGAGCCGCGCGATGA